One Bacillota bacterium genomic window carries:
- a CDS encoding trimethylamine--corrinoid methyltransferase, producing MLLEPKVFTDKQIEELHSKTLDLLETMGVTFHHRESRELLARHGAEVDGSVVKIPARLVEEALSLAPSEFTLIARNRDRSVRIGNGSLVFVPTGGEVYVHDIKNGRRPGTLQDLINFIKLEQSSEHIEISDASIVDPADLRGDAKVCISMLECIRNSDKPLEGMSDGRRQSEICLEMARIATEPADGEFFIIAIVNSFSPMGWDNSMLEAIHTYAGAGQPVVVTACSMAGLTSPASLAGTLVQNNAEILAGIVLAELIKPGTPVVYGNTSSIADMKTTILCTGAPENALILTAACQLARYYKLPFRGGGGLTDAKVVDVQAGIEATTNLLFTFANKVDYVLHGLGMVDSFLTVSYEKWIVDDEICGRIKRLLRGIESLTDDDIQSIRETGFAGNFLEHPSTITRFRTEFYTPVVSDRTNWSTWSASGKSVLDSAHETWKKRLAEFVAPDLPKAIEKSLLAYIEKECR from the coding sequence ATGTTGTTAGAACCCAAGGTCTTTACAGATAAGCAAATTGAGGAACTGCATTCAAAAACGCTCGACTTACTTGAGACCATGGGGGTCACCTTCCACCACCGGGAGTCAAGAGAGCTACTTGCCCGACACGGAGCTGAAGTAGATGGAAGCGTCGTTAAAATCCCGGCCAGACTGGTCGAAGAAGCACTCTCGCTCGCCCCGAGCGAGTTTACGCTTATCGCAAGAAACCGCGACCGGTCTGTCCGAATTGGGAACGGATCTCTAGTCTTCGTCCCCACGGGAGGTGAGGTTTACGTCCACGATATAAAAAATGGCCGCAGACCGGGCACCCTACAAGACCTGATCAATTTTATCAAACTAGAACAGAGCAGCGAACACATCGAAATCTCCGACGCTTCCATCGTGGACCCGGCTGACCTGAGAGGAGACGCGAAGGTTTGTATCTCCATGTTGGAGTGCATCAGGAACAGCGACAAGCCGCTTGAAGGGATGTCGGACGGACGCAGGCAATCCGAGATATGCCTTGAGATGGCCAGGATTGCCACAGAACCGGCTGACGGTGAATTTTTTATCATTGCCATCGTTAACAGCTTTTCGCCTATGGGATGGGACAATAGCATGCTGGAGGCGATCCACACGTACGCGGGTGCTGGGCAGCCAGTTGTAGTTACCGCCTGCTCAATGGCAGGGCTGACATCCCCCGCCAGCCTGGCTGGTACCCTTGTCCAGAACAACGCCGAAATCCTCGCCGGCATCGTGTTGGCCGAGCTGATCAAACCGGGAACTCCAGTGGTATATGGAAACACGTCCTCAATTGCCGATATGAAAACCACAATTCTCTGTACTGGTGCGCCGGAGAATGCGCTGATACTAACAGCTGCTTGTCAACTTGCCCGTTATTACAAACTGCCCTTCCGGGGAGGCGGAGGCCTAACTGACGCCAAGGTAGTCGATGTCCAGGCAGGAATCGAAGCAACAACAAATTTGTTGTTCACCTTTGCCAACAAGGTAGACTACGTTTTACACGGCCTGGGCATGGTGGACTCCTTCCTCACCGTGAGTTATGAAAAGTGGATCGTCGATGATGAGATCTGCGGGAGAATCAAAAGGTTGCTGCGGGGGATCGAGAGCCTGACGGATGATGATATTCAAAGCATCCGGGAAACGGGGTTCGCAGGCAATTTCCTGGAGCATCCCAGCACTATTACCCGATTTAGAACAGAATTTTACACCCCAGTTGTTAGCGATCGCACCAACTGGAGCACCTGGTCTGCCAGCGGGAAATCTGTCCTGGATAGCGCCCACGAGACCTGGAAAAAGCGCCTTGCCGAGTTCGTTGCTCCCGATCTTCCCAAAGCAATAGAAAAGTCCTTACTGGCCTACATTGAAAAAGAGTGCCGCTAG
- a CDS encoding corrinoid protein, whose translation MPIFEELAKSVVNGDVERVRELTRQAITAGEDPLEVINNGLIVGMNIVGPRFKAGEMFIPEVLMCARAMQAGMELLKPLLVGQDVPVIGKVVLGTVKDDLHDIGKNLVAMMLESSGFTVINLGVNISPEQFVEATKENQPDIVGMSALLTTTMEMMRNTIEALKEANLREQVKVIIGGAPVSQEFAYEIGADGYAPDAASAVELCKKLLGK comes from the coding sequence ATGCCCATCTTTGAAGAATTGGCGAAAAGTGTTGTCAATGGGGATGTGGAAAGAGTCAGGGAATTAACACGGCAGGCTATTACCGCCGGAGAAGACCCGCTTGAAGTGATCAACAATGGCCTCATTGTCGGGATGAACATCGTGGGACCGCGTTTTAAGGCCGGCGAAATGTTTATTCCCGAGGTACTCATGTGTGCCCGGGCGATGCAAGCGGGAATGGAGTTGCTCAAACCGCTCCTCGTGGGGCAGGACGTTCCCGTCATCGGCAAAGTAGTACTGGGTACCGTCAAAGACGACCTCCACGATATCGGGAAGAACCTGGTGGCCATGATGCTTGAAAGCAGCGGTTTTACCGTCATCAACCTCGGAGTCAATATCAGCCCGGAACAGTTTGTGGAGGCCACGAAAGAGAATCAACCGGACATTGTCGGTATGTCCGCTTTGCTGACGACAACAATGGAAATGATGAGGAATACAATCGAAGCCTTGAAAGAAGCCAATCTAAGGGAGCAGGTAAAAGTCATCATAGGCGGTGCCCCGGTGTCACAGGAATTTGCATATGAAATCGGGGCCGACGGGTATGCCCCCGACGCCGCCTCGGCGGTCGAACTCTGCAAGAAACTGCTTGGAAAATAG
- a CDS encoding corrinoid protein — translation MKELLVEIKEQVMAGEEEVTVALVAKALKSGVSPQAILQEALTEAMTELGEGWNRGEVFIPEVMAAAQVFQAAADYLEPHLVTGGSDVQHLGTVVIGTVKGDIHNLGKNLVAVMLRTAGFRVFDLGVDVPVEKFIDEAVAHQAEIIGASALLTTTMMEQKELIKTLEKRGLKERFKVMVGGAPVTEKWAHEIGADGYGRSAAEAVELAKKLVGRSE, via the coding sequence GTGAAAGAACTTTTGGTCGAAATTAAGGAACAGGTAATGGCTGGTGAAGAAGAAGTTACTGTTGCCCTCGTCGCCAAAGCATTGAAGAGCGGAGTTTCACCCCAGGCCATTCTTCAGGAAGCTCTTACAGAAGCAATGACAGAGCTTGGAGAGGGATGGAACAGGGGAGAGGTTTTTATTCCTGAGGTGATGGCTGCCGCCCAGGTCTTTCAGGCGGCTGCTGACTACCTCGAGCCTCACCTAGTAACCGGGGGCTCTGACGTTCAGCACTTGGGAACTGTGGTCATCGGAACAGTCAAAGGCGACATTCACAATCTCGGCAAAAACCTGGTGGCCGTCATGCTCCGCACCGCAGGCTTTAGGGTGTTTGATTTAGGTGTGGATGTCCCTGTGGAAAAATTTATCGATGAGGCCGTTGCCCATCAGGCGGAGATTATTGGGGCGAGCGCCTTGCTTACGACGACGATGATGGAGCAGAAAGAGCTGATTAAGACTTTAGAGAAAAGAGGGCTTAAGGAAAGATTCAAGGTGATGGTGGGAGGAGCGCCTGTGACTGAGAAGTGGGCTCACGAGATTGGAGCAGACGGTTATGGCCGTAGTGCTGCAGAAGCTGTGGAACTCGCCAAAAAGCTTGTTGGACGTTCAGAGTAG